Proteins encoded together in one Janthinobacterium tructae window:
- a CDS encoding response regulator transcription factor, producing MTEQVFLVDDQAAVRKAMKRLLASAGYDVVAYESARAFLDSGMADAAGCLVLDLEMPDMNGLALQQALAGSLLPVIFLTGHGDIGSGVRAMKAGASDFLTKPVDGAILLAAVQGALDQNRVARAEQAECDELRARLDSLTPREREVLALLVEGKLNKQIADQLGIVEKTIKVHRARVLAKMKVRSSTALVRLVDRVQRAAGDRT from the coding sequence ATGACGGAACAAGTTTTTTTGGTCGACGATCAGGCCGCCGTGCGCAAAGCCATGAAACGCCTGCTCGCCTCGGCCGGCTACGACGTGGTGGCCTACGAATCGGCGCGCGCCTTCCTCGACAGTGGAATGGCCGATGCCGCCGGCTGCCTGGTGCTCGACCTGGAGATGCCGGACATGAATGGCCTGGCATTGCAGCAGGCGCTGGCGGGTAGCCTGTTGCCGGTCATTTTTCTAACCGGGCACGGTGACATTGGCAGCGGCGTGCGCGCGATGAAGGCCGGTGCCAGCGACTTTCTAACCAAACCGGTCGACGGCGCAATCTTGCTGGCTGCCGTGCAGGGAGCGCTCGACCAAAACCGCGTCGCGCGCGCGGAGCAGGCGGAATGCGATGAGCTGCGCGCCAGGCTGGACAGCCTGACCCCACGCGAGCGCGAAGTGCTGGCCTTGCTGGTTGAAGGCAAACTCAACAAACAAATCGCCGACCAGCTCGGCATCGTCGAAAAAACCATCAAGGTGCACCGGGCGCGCGTGCTGGCCAAGATGAAGGTACGTTCGTCGACCGCGCTGGTGCGCCTGGTCGACCGGGTGCAGCGCGCCGCCGGTGACCGAACGTAG